In a genomic window of Nitrospirota bacterium:
- a CDS encoding nucleotidyl transferase AbiEii/AbiGii toxin family protein, translated as MKPILGTLKELKKIIDKFILKTAYKDTVIALVGGYAVIAHGVERTTKDIDTLAIGSPYNNFGKDLSAFLNNELKGKGITVKYLPRSADIQDPFQHEIIYIKDLKGNAPRIDIIIANYKWELEGILSSKPEKEIPIPILPKPYLIAMKLKAGSPKDDFDIIELYSLLNDEEKAKTRELAKLIHRDKKLQRLLKPRKEKSVREDKDLLL; from the coding sequence GTGAAGCCTATCTTAGGTACGCTGAAAGAACTGAAAAAAATTATTGATAAGTTTATCTTGAAAACAGCATATAAGGATACGGTTATTGCACTTGTTGGTGGTTATGCTGTCATTGCTCACGGTGTTGAAAGAACTACAAAAGATATTGATACCCTTGCCATAGGGAGCCCGTATAATAATTTTGGGAAAGATTTATCAGCGTTCCTGAATAATGAACTGAAAGGCAAAGGCATTACTGTTAAATATTTGCCTCGAAGTGCTGATATCCAAGATCCTTTTCAGCATGAGATTATTTATATTAAAGATTTAAAAGGTAATGCACCACGGATTGATATAATAATTGCAAATTATAAATGGGAATTAGAAGGAATCTTGTCATCCAAGCCAGAAAAAGAAATACCAATACCGATTTTACCAAAGCCGTATCTAATAGCCATGAAATTAAAAGCAGGAAGTCCTAAAGATGATTTTGATATCATTGAACTTTACAGCCTTCTTAATGATGAAGAAAAGGCTAAAACACGTGAACTTGCAAAGCTCATACATAGAGATAAAAAACTCCAACGTCTCTTAAAACCAAGAAAGGAAAAAAGTGTAAGAGAAGACAAAGACCTGCTTCTGTAA
- the arsM gene encoding arsenite methyltransferase, with protein sequence MEKKTKLKQLVIKTYSNIASQGSCCSASASCCSPQSAPINLLEAGRLLGYSDEELKIGLGEANLGLGCGNPLAIAELKEGEIVLDLGSGAGFDAFLSAMKVGEKGYIIGVDMTREMVEKAKQNAEKLGIKNVEFRLGDIENLSLDSNSIDVIISNCVINLSPDKQAVFNEAFRVLKPGGRLAISDILKKGEFSD encoded by the coding sequence GTGGAAAAAAAGACAAAACTAAAACAACTTGTAATTAAGACTTATTCAAATATTGCTTCGCAGGGTTCATGTTGCAGTGCCTCTGCATCGTGTTGCAGTCCTCAGAGCGCGCCAATAAATCTTCTTGAGGCAGGAAGGCTTCTTGGATATTCAGATGAAGAATTAAAGATCGGGCTTGGAGAGGCTAATCTCGGGCTTGGATGTGGTAATCCTCTGGCAATAGCAGAATTAAAAGAAGGAGAGATTGTTCTGGATCTTGGAAGCGGCGCAGGTTTTGACGCTTTTCTTTCTGCAATGAAAGTCGGAGAAAAAGGTTACATAATTGGCGTGGATATGACCCGTGAAATGGTTGAAAAAGCTAAACAAAATGCTGAGAAACTTGGGATTAAAAATGTTGAATTCAGATTAGGAGATATTGAAAACCTGTCATTAGATAGTAATTCTATTGATGTAATAATTTCTAACTGTGTCATTAATCTTTCGCCAGATAAGCAGGCTGTTTTTAATGAAGCATTCAGGGTTTTAAAACCCGGTGGCAGACTTGCTATCTCTGACATTCTAAAAAAAGGTGAATTCTCTGAT
- the tsaA gene encoding tRNA (N6-threonylcarbamoyladenosine(37)-N6)-methyltransferase TrmO, with amino-acid sequence MKIEFEPIGFVRTKETNIPRHWSVSDAEGEIIIDEKYTEGLKDIKKGQQIIVIFHFHKSPAFNSGYLVQKPPHRDRSMGVFSTCSPIRPNPVGFSIVSVIGIKNNVISVKGIDMIDGTPVLDIKPVVEKEDNDKK; translated from the coding sequence TTGAAAATAGAATTTGAACCCATAGGATTTGTAAGAACAAAAGAGACAAATATACCACGGCACTGGAGTGTTTCGGATGCTGAAGGAGAGATTATTATTGATGAGAAATATACTGAAGGATTAAAAGATATAAAAAAAGGTCAGCAGATAATTGTGATATTTCATTTTCATAAAAGCCCGGCTTTTAATTCCGGTTATCTTGTGCAGAAACCTCCTCATAGGGACAGGTCAATGGGAGTTTTCAGCACATGTTCTCCTATAAGACCAAATCCTGTAGGCTTCTCTATTGTCAGTGTAATAGGAATAAAAAACAATGTTATATCAGTCAAAGGAATAGATATGATTGACGGAACACCTGTGCTTGACATTAAACCTGTTGTTGAAAAAGAGGATAACGATAAAAAATAA